Sequence from the Burkholderia sp. GAS332 genome:
GCGCCGCTATTGGCATGCGCAAAGACGATACAGCCTTACGCGAGAAAATCGACGGCGCGATCGCCTCGATGGTCAAGGACGGCACTTACAAAAAAATCGAACAGCGCTACTTCGATTTCGATATTGCGGCACCCTAATCAACTCGCGGCGTGCCGGCAGTGTCCGGCAGATTGCCAGATCTCGTCGCCTTCAAATCAACAACTCCACTGACTGCAGCACGTTGCGCGTTTGCGGCGAAGTGGAGTTGAACCCTTCACGAATCGATTCGATCAGGCATTCGATAAAGCACTCGGACGCAGCGCTTAACGGATGGCCGCTGCGCGAGATAACGCTAACCATCGCGTCTTCAAGCTGCTCACGCAGCGGGAAGACGCAGAGGTTTTCCCGCGCCGCGCTCACTTCCACCAGCGGCCACGGAAATACGCTGACCATATCTGTCTTTCTGAGCAGCGCGACGGCGATCGAAAACGAATGGGCCAGGTGAATTTTTCGCGGCACGGGCACGTTGTGGCGCGTGAAAATATTGTCAGCCTGCGGACTGTCGTTTGCCGGGTCCCACGTCAGTATCCAGTCCAGATCGGTCAGATCCGCGAGTGAGCGGCAATTCGCGCGCGGATGGCCCGCGCGCGCCACGAGTGCGCAAGAAGAAGAAAACAGCGGACGGTAGTGGAATTCAACGCCCAAGGCGCCCGGGGTCGGCCTGCCGATGAAGAAATCCAGGCTGCCGTCGCGCAGACGCGGATTGGCAATGGGCAATAAACCTTCAAAGAATTCGAGCCGGATGTCGGGCATCCGTTCGCAGAAACGCGTCACCGTCTCAGGCAGAAAAGTCATGGCGATCCACGGCGTCACCGCCACCGCGAGCTTGCCTTGGGGCGCGCCGCGCAGGGTATTCATGGCTTCATGAGCGCGCGCCATCTCACCAACCATGAGGCGCGCATGGACCAGCAGCGCCTGGCCGCTCGCGGTAAG
This genomic interval carries:
- a CDS encoding DNA-binding transcriptional regulator, LysR family — its product is MKLHQLSTLVAIADAGGIRGAARALNASPAAITKSLRQLEESVQMSLVVRTSSGVTLTASGQALLVHARLMVGEMARAHEAMNTLRGAPQGKLAVAVTPWIAMTFLPETVTRFCERMPDIRLEFFEGLLPIANPRLRDGSLDFFIGRPTPGALGVEFHYRPLFSSSCALVARAGHPRANCRSLADLTDLDWILTWDPANDSPQADNIFTRHNVPVPRKIHLAHSFSIAVALLRKTDMVSVFPWPLVEVSAARENLCVFPLREQLEDAMVSVISRSGHPLSAASECFIECLIESIREGFNSTSPQTRNVLQSVELLI